A region from the Oncorhynchus keta strain PuntledgeMale-10-30-2019 chromosome 5, Oket_V2, whole genome shotgun sequence genome encodes:
- the LOC127930059 gene encoding myosin phosphatase Rho-interacting protein-like has protein sequence MSGQKSANPCHKFQANIFYKSKCQNCFKSRELHLPTDHGKDQAKPIYGGWLCLAAEGTDFDNPIQRSRKWQRRFFILYEHGSMSFALDELKSTLPQGTVNMNLCTAVIDAEPKTGQRNALCIITPEQEFFIRGENKEIINGWSEQLVVYPRTYKQNQKKKRKVEPTTSQEPSPAKMAATEPSFSVMKSGDPCPACGRESVPVGVQMWPLSGL, from the exons ATGTCAGGACAAAAGAGTGCGAATCCGTGTCATAAATTCCAAGCGAACATTTTTTATAAAAGTAAATGTCAGAACTGCTTCAAGTCTCGGGAGCTGCATCTTCCAACTGATCATGGTAAGGACCAG GCCAAACCCATCTATGGAGGCTGGCTCTGCTTGGCTGCTGAGGGGACAGACTTTGACAATCCAATTCAGAGGTCAAGG AAATGGCAGCGACGATTCTTCATCCTGTATGAACATGGCAGCATGAGCTTTGCACTGGACGAGTTG AAAAGCACTCTGCCACAAGGAACAGTGAACATGAATCTGTGTACAGCGGTGATTGACGCAGAGCCTAAGACAGGCCAGAGGAACGCTTTGTGCATCATCACACCTGAACAGGAGTTCTTTATCCGGGGGGAGAACAAGGAGATCATCAATGG CTGGAGTGAACAACTAGTCGTTTACCCACGGACCTATAAGCAGAATCAGAAGAAGAAACGTAAAGTAGAACCCACTACTTCCCAG GAGCCCAGCCCAGCAAAGATGGCTGCCACTGAGCCCAGTTTCTCAGTCATGAAAAGTGGTGACCCTTGCCCAGCCTGTGGCAGAGAGAGCGTCCCAGTGGGGGTCCAGATGTGGCCCCTGTCTGGACTGTGA